One window from the genome of Ovis canadensis isolate MfBH-ARS-UI-01 breed Bighorn chromosome 21, ARS-UI_OviCan_v2, whole genome shotgun sequence encodes:
- the MARK2 gene encoding serine/threonine-protein kinase MARK2 isoform X8 gives MLRGRNSATSADEQPHIGNYRLLKTIGKGNFAKVKLARHILTGKEVAVKIIDKTQLNSSSLQKLFREVRIMKVLNHPNIVKLFEVIETEKTLYLVMEYASGGEVFDYLVAHGRMKEKEARAKFRQIVSAVQYCHQKLIVHRDLKAENLLLDADMNIKIADFGFSNEFTFGNKLDTFCGSPPYAAPELFQGKKYDGPEVDVWSLGVILYTLVSGSLPFDGQNLKELRERVLRGKYRIPFYMSTDCENLLKKFLILNPSKRGTLEQIMKDRWMNVGHEDDELKPYVEPLPDYKDPRRTELMVSMGYTREEIQDSLVGQRYNEVMATYLLLGYKSSELEGDTITLKPRPSADLTNSSAPSPSHKVQRSVSANPKQRRFSDQAGPAIPTSNSYSKKTQSNNAENKRPEEDRESGRKASSTAKVPASPLPGLERKKTTPTPSTNSVLSTSTNRSRNSPLLERASLGQASIQNGKDSLTMPGSRASTASASAAVSAARPRQHQKSMSASVHPNKATGLPPTDSNCEVPRPSTAPQRVPVASPSAHNISSSGGAPDRTNFPRGVSSRSTFHAGQLRQVRDQQNLPYGVTPASPSGNSQGRRGASGSIFSKFTSKFVRRNLSFRFARRNLNEPESKDRVETLRPHMVGSGGNDKEKEEFREAKPRSLRFTWSMKTTSSMEPNEMMREIRKVLDANSCQSELHEKYMLLCMHGTPGHENFVQWEMEVCKLPRLSLNGVRFKRISGTSMAFKNIASKIANELKL, from the exons CTGTTCCGTGAAGTAAGAATAATGAAGGTTCTGAACCATCCCAACATAG TTAAGTTATTCGAAGTGATCGAGACTGAGAAAACGCTCTACCTGGTCATGGAGTACGCCAGTGGAG GAGAGGTGTTTGATTACCTAGTGGCTCATGGcaggatgaaagaaaaagaggctCGAGCCAAATTCCGCCAG atAGTGTCTGCTGTGCAGTACTGCCACCAGAAGCTCATTGTTCACAGAGACCTAAAG GCAGAAAACCTGCTCTTGGATGCTGATATGAACATCAAGATCGCAGACTTCGGCTTCAGCAATGAATTCACCTTTGGGAACAAGCTAGATACCTTCTGTGGCAGTCCTCCTTATGCTGCCCCAGAGCTCTTCCAGGGCAAAAAGTACGATGGACCCGAGGTGGATGTATGGAGCCTGGGAGTTATCCTGTACACACTGGTCAGCGGATCCCTGCCTTTTGATGGACAGAACCTCAAG GAGCTGCGGGAGCGGGTACTAAGGGGGAAATACCGTATTCCGTTCTACATGTCCACAGACTGTGAAAACCTGCTCAAGAAATTTCTCATTCTCAATCCCAGCAAGAGAGGCACTTTAGAG CAAATCATGAAAGATCGGTGGATGAATGTGGGTCACGAAGATGATGAATTAAAGCCTTATGTGGAGCCACTCCCTGACTACAAGGACCCCCGACGGACAG AGTTGATGGTGTCCATGGGTTACACGCGGGAAGAGATCCAGGACTCACTGGTGGGCCAGAGGTACAACGAGGTGATGGCCACCTATCTGCTCCTGGGCTACAAGAGCTCCGAG CTGGAGGGCGACACCATCACCTTGAAGCCCCGGCCTTCAGCTGATCTGACCAATAGCAGtgccccttccccctcccacaAGGTACAGCGCAGCGTCTCCGCCAACCCCAAGCAGCGGCGCTTCAGCGACCAGG CTGGCCCTGCCATCCCCACTTCCAATTCCTACTCTAAGAAGACTCAGAGCAACAACGCAGAAAACAAGCGGCCTGAGGAGGACCGGGAGTCAGGACGGAAGGCCAGCAGCACAGCCAAAGTGCCTGCCAGCCCCCTGCCTGGCCTGGAGAGGAAGAAGACCACCCCCACGCCCTCCACG AACAGCGTCCTCTCCACCAGCACAAACCGAAGCAGGAATTCCCCACTCCTGGAGAGGGCCAGCCTTGGCCAGGCCTCCATCCAGAATGGCAAAGACAG CCTAACCATGCCAGGGTCCCGGGCCTCCACGGCTTCTGCTTCCGCCGCGGTCTCTGCGGCCCGGCCCCGCCAGCACCAGAAATCCATGTCGGCCTCCGTGCACCCCAACAAGGCCACTGGGCTGCCCCCCACGGACAGTAACTGTGAGGTGCCGCGGCCCAG CACAGCCCCCCAGCGTGTCCCTGTCGCCTCCCCCTCCGCCCACAACATCAGCAGCAGTGGTGGAGCCCCAGACCGAACTAATTTCCCCCGGGGTGTGTCCAGTCGAAGCACCTTCCACGCTGGACAGCTCCGGCAGGTGCGGGACCAGCAGAATTTGCCCTACGGTGtcaccccagcctctccctctggCAACAGCCAGGGCCGGCGGGGGGCCTCGGGGAGCATCTTCAGCAAATTCACCTCCAAGTTTGTACGCAG aaatCTGTCTTTCAGGTTTGCCAGAAG gaacctgaATGAACCTGAAAGCAAAGACCGAGTGGAGACGCTCAG ACCTCACATGGTGGGCAGCGGCGGCAACgacaaagagaaggaagagtTTCGGGAGGCCAAGCCCCGCTCACTGCGCTTCACGTGGAGCATGAAGACCACGAGCTCCATGGAGCCCAACGAGATGATGCGGGAGATCCGCAAGGTGCTGGACGCCAACAGCTGCCAGAGCGAGCTGCACGAGAAGTACATGCTGCTGTGCATGCACGGCACGCCCGGCCACGAGAACTTCGTGCAGTGGGAGATGGAGGTGTGCAAACTGCCGCGGCTGTCTCTCAACGGTGTTCGGTTTAAGCGGATATCGGGCACCTCCATGGCCTTCAAAAACATTGCCTCCAAAATAGCCAACGAGCTTAAGCTTTAA
- the MARK2 gene encoding serine/threonine-protein kinase MARK2 isoform X10, translating into MLRGRNSATSADEQPHIGNYRLLKTIGKGNFAKVKLARHILTGKEVAVKIIDKTQLNSSSLQKLFREVRIMKVLNHPNIVKLFEVIETEKTLYLVMEYASGGEVFDYLVAHGRMKEKEARAKFRQIVSAVQYCHQKLIVHRDLKAENLLLDADMNIKIADFGFSNEFTFGNKLDTFCGSPPYAAPELFQGKKYDGPEVDVWSLGVILYTLVSGSLPFDGQNLKELRERVLRGKYRIPFYMSTDCENLLKKFLILNPSKRGTLEQIMKDRWMNVGHEDDELKPYVEPLPDYKDPRRTELMVSMGYTREEIQDSLVGQRYNEVMATYLLLGYKSSELEGDTITLKPRPSADLTNSSAPSPSHKVQRSVSANPKQRRFSDQAGPAIPTSNSYSKKTQSNNAENKRPEEDRESGRKASSTAKVPASPLPGLERKKTTPTPSTNSVLSTSTNRSRNSPLLERASLGQASIQNGKDSLTMPGSRASTASASAAVSAARPRQHQKSMSASVHPNKATGLPPTDSNCEVPRPSTAPQRVPVASPSAHNISSSGGAPDRTNFPRGVSSRSTFHAGQLRQVRDQQNLPYGVTPASPSGNSQGRRGASGSIFSKFTSKFVRRNLNEPESKDRVETLRPHMVGSGGNDKEKEEFREAKPRSLRFTWSMKTTSSMEPNEMMREIRKVLDANSCQSELHEKYMLLCMHGTPGHENFVQWEMEVCKLPRLSLNGVRFKRISGTSMAFKNIASKIANELKL; encoded by the exons CTGTTCCGTGAAGTAAGAATAATGAAGGTTCTGAACCATCCCAACATAG TTAAGTTATTCGAAGTGATCGAGACTGAGAAAACGCTCTACCTGGTCATGGAGTACGCCAGTGGAG GAGAGGTGTTTGATTACCTAGTGGCTCATGGcaggatgaaagaaaaagaggctCGAGCCAAATTCCGCCAG atAGTGTCTGCTGTGCAGTACTGCCACCAGAAGCTCATTGTTCACAGAGACCTAAAG GCAGAAAACCTGCTCTTGGATGCTGATATGAACATCAAGATCGCAGACTTCGGCTTCAGCAATGAATTCACCTTTGGGAACAAGCTAGATACCTTCTGTGGCAGTCCTCCTTATGCTGCCCCAGAGCTCTTCCAGGGCAAAAAGTACGATGGACCCGAGGTGGATGTATGGAGCCTGGGAGTTATCCTGTACACACTGGTCAGCGGATCCCTGCCTTTTGATGGACAGAACCTCAAG GAGCTGCGGGAGCGGGTACTAAGGGGGAAATACCGTATTCCGTTCTACATGTCCACAGACTGTGAAAACCTGCTCAAGAAATTTCTCATTCTCAATCCCAGCAAGAGAGGCACTTTAGAG CAAATCATGAAAGATCGGTGGATGAATGTGGGTCACGAAGATGATGAATTAAAGCCTTATGTGGAGCCACTCCCTGACTACAAGGACCCCCGACGGACAG AGTTGATGGTGTCCATGGGTTACACGCGGGAAGAGATCCAGGACTCACTGGTGGGCCAGAGGTACAACGAGGTGATGGCCACCTATCTGCTCCTGGGCTACAAGAGCTCCGAG CTGGAGGGCGACACCATCACCTTGAAGCCCCGGCCTTCAGCTGATCTGACCAATAGCAGtgccccttccccctcccacaAGGTACAGCGCAGCGTCTCCGCCAACCCCAAGCAGCGGCGCTTCAGCGACCAGG CTGGCCCTGCCATCCCCACTTCCAATTCCTACTCTAAGAAGACTCAGAGCAACAACGCAGAAAACAAGCGGCCTGAGGAGGACCGGGAGTCAGGACGGAAGGCCAGCAGCACAGCCAAAGTGCCTGCCAGCCCCCTGCCTGGCCTGGAGAGGAAGAAGACCACCCCCACGCCCTCCACG AACAGCGTCCTCTCCACCAGCACAAACCGAAGCAGGAATTCCCCACTCCTGGAGAGGGCCAGCCTTGGCCAGGCCTCCATCCAGAATGGCAAAGACAG CCTAACCATGCCAGGGTCCCGGGCCTCCACGGCTTCTGCTTCCGCCGCGGTCTCTGCGGCCCGGCCCCGCCAGCACCAGAAATCCATGTCGGCCTCCGTGCACCCCAACAAGGCCACTGGGCTGCCCCCCACGGACAGTAACTGTGAGGTGCCGCGGCCCAG CACAGCCCCCCAGCGTGTCCCTGTCGCCTCCCCCTCCGCCCACAACATCAGCAGCAGTGGTGGAGCCCCAGACCGAACTAATTTCCCCCGGGGTGTGTCCAGTCGAAGCACCTTCCACGCTGGACAGCTCCGGCAGGTGCGGGACCAGCAGAATTTGCCCTACGGTGtcaccccagcctctccctctggCAACAGCCAGGGCCGGCGGGGGGCCTCGGGGAGCATCTTCAGCAAATTCACCTCCAAGTTTGTACGCAG gaacctgaATGAACCTGAAAGCAAAGACCGAGTGGAGACGCTCAG ACCTCACATGGTGGGCAGCGGCGGCAACgacaaagagaaggaagagtTTCGGGAGGCCAAGCCCCGCTCACTGCGCTTCACGTGGAGCATGAAGACCACGAGCTCCATGGAGCCCAACGAGATGATGCGGGAGATCCGCAAGGTGCTGGACGCCAACAGCTGCCAGAGCGAGCTGCACGAGAAGTACATGCTGCTGTGCATGCACGGCACGCCCGGCCACGAGAACTTCGTGCAGTGGGAGATGGAGGTGTGCAAACTGCCGCGGCTGTCTCTCAACGGTGTTCGGTTTAAGCGGATATCGGGCACCTCCATGGCCTTCAAAAACATTGCCTCCAAAATAGCCAACGAGCTTAAGCTTTAA
- the MARK2 gene encoding serine/threonine-protein kinase MARK2 isoform X19: MLRGRNSATSADEQPHIGNYRLLKTIGKGNFAKVKLARHILTGKEVAVKIIDKTQLNSSSLQKLFREVRIMKVLNHPNIVKLFEVIETEKTLYLVMEYASGGEVFDYLVAHGRMKEKEARAKFRQIVSAVQYCHQKLIVHRDLKAENLLLDADMNIKIADFGFSNEFTFGNKLDTFCGSPPYAAPELFQGKKYDGPEVDVWSLGVILYTLVSGSLPFDGQNLKELRERVLRGKYRIPFYMSTDCENLLKKFLILNPSKRGTLEQIMKDRWMNVGHEDDELKPYVEPLPDYKDPRRTELMVSMGYTREEIQDSLVGQRYNEVMATYLLLGYKSSELEGDTITLKPRPSADLTNSSAPSPSHKVQRSVSANPKQRRFSDQAGPAIPTSNSYSKKTQSNNAENKRPEEDRESGRKASSTAKVPASPLPGLERKKTTPTPSTNSVLSTSTNRSRNSPLLERASLGQASIQNGKDSTAPQRVPVASPSAHNISSSGGAPDRTNFPRGVSSRSTFHAGQLRQVRDQQNLPYGVTPASPSGNSQGRRGASGSIFSKFTSKFVRRNLNEPESKDRVETLRPHMVGSGGNDKEKEEFREAKPRSLRFTWSMKTTSSMEPNEMMREIRKVLDANSCQSELHEKYMLLCMHGTPGHENFVQWEMEVCKLPRLSLNGVRFKRISGTSMAFKNIASKIANELKL, encoded by the exons CTGTTCCGTGAAGTAAGAATAATGAAGGTTCTGAACCATCCCAACATAG TTAAGTTATTCGAAGTGATCGAGACTGAGAAAACGCTCTACCTGGTCATGGAGTACGCCAGTGGAG GAGAGGTGTTTGATTACCTAGTGGCTCATGGcaggatgaaagaaaaagaggctCGAGCCAAATTCCGCCAG atAGTGTCTGCTGTGCAGTACTGCCACCAGAAGCTCATTGTTCACAGAGACCTAAAG GCAGAAAACCTGCTCTTGGATGCTGATATGAACATCAAGATCGCAGACTTCGGCTTCAGCAATGAATTCACCTTTGGGAACAAGCTAGATACCTTCTGTGGCAGTCCTCCTTATGCTGCCCCAGAGCTCTTCCAGGGCAAAAAGTACGATGGACCCGAGGTGGATGTATGGAGCCTGGGAGTTATCCTGTACACACTGGTCAGCGGATCCCTGCCTTTTGATGGACAGAACCTCAAG GAGCTGCGGGAGCGGGTACTAAGGGGGAAATACCGTATTCCGTTCTACATGTCCACAGACTGTGAAAACCTGCTCAAGAAATTTCTCATTCTCAATCCCAGCAAGAGAGGCACTTTAGAG CAAATCATGAAAGATCGGTGGATGAATGTGGGTCACGAAGATGATGAATTAAAGCCTTATGTGGAGCCACTCCCTGACTACAAGGACCCCCGACGGACAG AGTTGATGGTGTCCATGGGTTACACGCGGGAAGAGATCCAGGACTCACTGGTGGGCCAGAGGTACAACGAGGTGATGGCCACCTATCTGCTCCTGGGCTACAAGAGCTCCGAG CTGGAGGGCGACACCATCACCTTGAAGCCCCGGCCTTCAGCTGATCTGACCAATAGCAGtgccccttccccctcccacaAGGTACAGCGCAGCGTCTCCGCCAACCCCAAGCAGCGGCGCTTCAGCGACCAGG CTGGCCCTGCCATCCCCACTTCCAATTCCTACTCTAAGAAGACTCAGAGCAACAACGCAGAAAACAAGCGGCCTGAGGAGGACCGGGAGTCAGGACGGAAGGCCAGCAGCACAGCCAAAGTGCCTGCCAGCCCCCTGCCTGGCCTGGAGAGGAAGAAGACCACCCCCACGCCCTCCACG AACAGCGTCCTCTCCACCAGCACAAACCGAAGCAGGAATTCCCCACTCCTGGAGAGGGCCAGCCTTGGCCAGGCCTCCATCCAGAATGGCAAAGACAG CACAGCCCCCCAGCGTGTCCCTGTCGCCTCCCCCTCCGCCCACAACATCAGCAGCAGTGGTGGAGCCCCAGACCGAACTAATTTCCCCCGGGGTGTGTCCAGTCGAAGCACCTTCCACGCTGGACAGCTCCGGCAGGTGCGGGACCAGCAGAATTTGCCCTACGGTGtcaccccagcctctccctctggCAACAGCCAGGGCCGGCGGGGGGCCTCGGGGAGCATCTTCAGCAAATTCACCTCCAAGTTTGTACGCAG gaacctgaATGAACCTGAAAGCAAAGACCGAGTGGAGACGCTCAG ACCTCACATGGTGGGCAGCGGCGGCAACgacaaagagaaggaagagtTTCGGGAGGCCAAGCCCCGCTCACTGCGCTTCACGTGGAGCATGAAGACCACGAGCTCCATGGAGCCCAACGAGATGATGCGGGAGATCCGCAAGGTGCTGGACGCCAACAGCTGCCAGAGCGAGCTGCACGAGAAGTACATGCTGCTGTGCATGCACGGCACGCCCGGCCACGAGAACTTCGTGCAGTGGGAGATGGAGGTGTGCAAACTGCCGCGGCTGTCTCTCAACGGTGTTCGGTTTAAGCGGATATCGGGCACCTCCATGGCCTTCAAAAACATTGCCTCCAAAATAGCCAACGAGCTTAAGCTTTAA
- the MARK2 gene encoding serine/threonine-protein kinase MARK2 isoform X9, translated as MLRGRNSATSADEQPHIGNYRLLKTIGKGNFAKVKLARHILTGKEVAVKIIDKTQLNSSSLQKLFREVRIMKVLNHPNIVKLFEVIETEKTLYLVMEYASGGEVFDYLVAHGRMKEKEARAKFRQIVSAVQYCHQKLIVHRDLKAENLLLDADMNIKIADFGFSNEFTFGNKLDTFCGSPPYAAPELFQGKKYDGPEVDVWSLGVILYTLVSGSLPFDGQNLKELRERVLRGKYRIPFYMSTDCENLLKKFLILNPSKRGTLEQIMKDRWMNVGHEDDELKPYVEPLPDYKDPRRTELMVSMGYTREEIQDSLVGQRYNEVMATYLLLGYKSSELEGDTITLKPRPSADLTNSSAPSPSHKVQRSVSANPKQRRFSDQAGPAIPTSNSYSKKTQSNNAENKRPEEDRESGRKASSTAKVPASPLPGLERKKTTPTPSTNSVLSTSTNRSRNSPLLERASLGQASIQNGKDSLTMPGSRASTASASAAVSAARPRQHQKSMSASVHPNKATGLPPTDSNCEVPRPSTAPQRVPVASPSAHNISSSGGAPDRTNFPRGVSSRSTFHAGQLRQVRDQQNLPYGVTPASPSGNSQGRRGASGSIFSKFTSKFVRRNLNEPESKDRVETLSRPHMVGSGGNDKEKEEFREAKPRSLRFTWSMKTTSSMEPNEMMREIRKVLDANSCQSELHEKYMLLCMHGTPGHENFVQWEMEVCKLPRLSLNGVRFKRISGTSMAFKNIASKIANELKL; from the exons CTGTTCCGTGAAGTAAGAATAATGAAGGTTCTGAACCATCCCAACATAG TTAAGTTATTCGAAGTGATCGAGACTGAGAAAACGCTCTACCTGGTCATGGAGTACGCCAGTGGAG GAGAGGTGTTTGATTACCTAGTGGCTCATGGcaggatgaaagaaaaagaggctCGAGCCAAATTCCGCCAG atAGTGTCTGCTGTGCAGTACTGCCACCAGAAGCTCATTGTTCACAGAGACCTAAAG GCAGAAAACCTGCTCTTGGATGCTGATATGAACATCAAGATCGCAGACTTCGGCTTCAGCAATGAATTCACCTTTGGGAACAAGCTAGATACCTTCTGTGGCAGTCCTCCTTATGCTGCCCCAGAGCTCTTCCAGGGCAAAAAGTACGATGGACCCGAGGTGGATGTATGGAGCCTGGGAGTTATCCTGTACACACTGGTCAGCGGATCCCTGCCTTTTGATGGACAGAACCTCAAG GAGCTGCGGGAGCGGGTACTAAGGGGGAAATACCGTATTCCGTTCTACATGTCCACAGACTGTGAAAACCTGCTCAAGAAATTTCTCATTCTCAATCCCAGCAAGAGAGGCACTTTAGAG CAAATCATGAAAGATCGGTGGATGAATGTGGGTCACGAAGATGATGAATTAAAGCCTTATGTGGAGCCACTCCCTGACTACAAGGACCCCCGACGGACAG AGTTGATGGTGTCCATGGGTTACACGCGGGAAGAGATCCAGGACTCACTGGTGGGCCAGAGGTACAACGAGGTGATGGCCACCTATCTGCTCCTGGGCTACAAGAGCTCCGAG CTGGAGGGCGACACCATCACCTTGAAGCCCCGGCCTTCAGCTGATCTGACCAATAGCAGtgccccttccccctcccacaAGGTACAGCGCAGCGTCTCCGCCAACCCCAAGCAGCGGCGCTTCAGCGACCAGG CTGGCCCTGCCATCCCCACTTCCAATTCCTACTCTAAGAAGACTCAGAGCAACAACGCAGAAAACAAGCGGCCTGAGGAGGACCGGGAGTCAGGACGGAAGGCCAGCAGCACAGCCAAAGTGCCTGCCAGCCCCCTGCCTGGCCTGGAGAGGAAGAAGACCACCCCCACGCCCTCCACG AACAGCGTCCTCTCCACCAGCACAAACCGAAGCAGGAATTCCCCACTCCTGGAGAGGGCCAGCCTTGGCCAGGCCTCCATCCAGAATGGCAAAGACAG CCTAACCATGCCAGGGTCCCGGGCCTCCACGGCTTCTGCTTCCGCCGCGGTCTCTGCGGCCCGGCCCCGCCAGCACCAGAAATCCATGTCGGCCTCCGTGCACCCCAACAAGGCCACTGGGCTGCCCCCCACGGACAGTAACTGTGAGGTGCCGCGGCCCAG CACAGCCCCCCAGCGTGTCCCTGTCGCCTCCCCCTCCGCCCACAACATCAGCAGCAGTGGTGGAGCCCCAGACCGAACTAATTTCCCCCGGGGTGTGTCCAGTCGAAGCACCTTCCACGCTGGACAGCTCCGGCAGGTGCGGGACCAGCAGAATTTGCCCTACGGTGtcaccccagcctctccctctggCAACAGCCAGGGCCGGCGGGGGGCCTCGGGGAGCATCTTCAGCAAATTCACCTCCAAGTTTGTACGCAG gaacctgaATGAACCTGAAAGCAAAGACCGAGTGGAGACGCTCAG CAGACCTCACATGGTGGGCAGCGGCGGCAACgacaaagagaaggaagagtTTCGGGAGGCCAAGCCCCGCTCACTGCGCTTCACGTGGAGCATGAAGACCACGAGCTCCATGGAGCCCAACGAGATGATGCGGGAGATCCGCAAGGTGCTGGACGCCAACAGCTGCCAGAGCGAGCTGCACGAGAAGTACATGCTGCTGTGCATGCACGGCACGCCCGGCCACGAGAACTTCGTGCAGTGGGAGATGGAGGTGTGCAAACTGCCGCGGCTGTCTCTCAACGGTGTTCGGTTTAAGCGGATATCGGGCACCTCCATGGCCTTCAAAAACATTGCCTCCAAAATAGCCAACGAGCTTAAGCTTTAA
- the MARK2 gene encoding serine/threonine-protein kinase MARK2 isoform X7 has protein sequence MLRGRNSATSADEQPHIGNYRLLKTIGKGNFAKVKLARHILTGKEVAVKIIDKTQLNSSSLQKLFREVRIMKVLNHPNIVKLFEVIETEKTLYLVMEYASGGEVFDYLVAHGRMKEKEARAKFRQIVSAVQYCHQKLIVHRDLKAENLLLDADMNIKIADFGFSNEFTFGNKLDTFCGSPPYAAPELFQGKKYDGPEVDVWSLGVILYTLVSGSLPFDGQNLKELRERVLRGKYRIPFYMSTDCENLLKKFLILNPSKRGTLEQIMKDRWMNVGHEDDELKPYVEPLPDYKDPRRTELMVSMGYTREEIQDSLVGQRYNEVMATYLLLGYKSSELEGDTITLKPRPSADLTNSSAPSPSHKVQRSVSANPKQRRFSDQAGPAIPTSNSYSKKTQSNNAENKRPEEDRESGRKASSTAKVPASPLPGLERKKTTPTPSTNSVLSTSTNRSRNSPLLERASLGQASIQNGKDSLTMPGSRASTASASAAVSAARPRQHQKSMSASVHPNKATGLPPTDSNCEVPRPSTAPQRVPVASPSAHNISSSGGAPDRTNFPRGVSSRSTFHAGQLRQVRDQQNLPYGVTPASPSGNSQGRRGASGSIFSKFTSKFVRRNLSFRFARRNLNEPESKDRVETLSRPHMVGSGGNDKEKEEFREAKPRSLRFTWSMKTTSSMEPNEMMREIRKVLDANSCQSELHEKYMLLCMHGTPGHENFVQWEMEVCKLPRLSLNGVRFKRISGTSMAFKNIASKIANELKL, from the exons CTGTTCCGTGAAGTAAGAATAATGAAGGTTCTGAACCATCCCAACATAG TTAAGTTATTCGAAGTGATCGAGACTGAGAAAACGCTCTACCTGGTCATGGAGTACGCCAGTGGAG GAGAGGTGTTTGATTACCTAGTGGCTCATGGcaggatgaaagaaaaagaggctCGAGCCAAATTCCGCCAG atAGTGTCTGCTGTGCAGTACTGCCACCAGAAGCTCATTGTTCACAGAGACCTAAAG GCAGAAAACCTGCTCTTGGATGCTGATATGAACATCAAGATCGCAGACTTCGGCTTCAGCAATGAATTCACCTTTGGGAACAAGCTAGATACCTTCTGTGGCAGTCCTCCTTATGCTGCCCCAGAGCTCTTCCAGGGCAAAAAGTACGATGGACCCGAGGTGGATGTATGGAGCCTGGGAGTTATCCTGTACACACTGGTCAGCGGATCCCTGCCTTTTGATGGACAGAACCTCAAG GAGCTGCGGGAGCGGGTACTAAGGGGGAAATACCGTATTCCGTTCTACATGTCCACAGACTGTGAAAACCTGCTCAAGAAATTTCTCATTCTCAATCCCAGCAAGAGAGGCACTTTAGAG CAAATCATGAAAGATCGGTGGATGAATGTGGGTCACGAAGATGATGAATTAAAGCCTTATGTGGAGCCACTCCCTGACTACAAGGACCCCCGACGGACAG AGTTGATGGTGTCCATGGGTTACACGCGGGAAGAGATCCAGGACTCACTGGTGGGCCAGAGGTACAACGAGGTGATGGCCACCTATCTGCTCCTGGGCTACAAGAGCTCCGAG CTGGAGGGCGACACCATCACCTTGAAGCCCCGGCCTTCAGCTGATCTGACCAATAGCAGtgccccttccccctcccacaAGGTACAGCGCAGCGTCTCCGCCAACCCCAAGCAGCGGCGCTTCAGCGACCAGG CTGGCCCTGCCATCCCCACTTCCAATTCCTACTCTAAGAAGACTCAGAGCAACAACGCAGAAAACAAGCGGCCTGAGGAGGACCGGGAGTCAGGACGGAAGGCCAGCAGCACAGCCAAAGTGCCTGCCAGCCCCCTGCCTGGCCTGGAGAGGAAGAAGACCACCCCCACGCCCTCCACG AACAGCGTCCTCTCCACCAGCACAAACCGAAGCAGGAATTCCCCACTCCTGGAGAGGGCCAGCCTTGGCCAGGCCTCCATCCAGAATGGCAAAGACAG CCTAACCATGCCAGGGTCCCGGGCCTCCACGGCTTCTGCTTCCGCCGCGGTCTCTGCGGCCCGGCCCCGCCAGCACCAGAAATCCATGTCGGCCTCCGTGCACCCCAACAAGGCCACTGGGCTGCCCCCCACGGACAGTAACTGTGAGGTGCCGCGGCCCAG CACAGCCCCCCAGCGTGTCCCTGTCGCCTCCCCCTCCGCCCACAACATCAGCAGCAGTGGTGGAGCCCCAGACCGAACTAATTTCCCCCGGGGTGTGTCCAGTCGAAGCACCTTCCACGCTGGACAGCTCCGGCAGGTGCGGGACCAGCAGAATTTGCCCTACGGTGtcaccccagcctctccctctggCAACAGCCAGGGCCGGCGGGGGGCCTCGGGGAGCATCTTCAGCAAATTCACCTCCAAGTTTGTACGCAG aaatCTGTCTTTCAGGTTTGCCAGAAG gaacctgaATGAACCTGAAAGCAAAGACCGAGTGGAGACGCTCAG CAGACCTCACATGGTGGGCAGCGGCGGCAACgacaaagagaaggaagagtTTCGGGAGGCCAAGCCCCGCTCACTGCGCTTCACGTGGAGCATGAAGACCACGAGCTCCATGGAGCCCAACGAGATGATGCGGGAGATCCGCAAGGTGCTGGACGCCAACAGCTGCCAGAGCGAGCTGCACGAGAAGTACATGCTGCTGTGCATGCACGGCACGCCCGGCCACGAGAACTTCGTGCAGTGGGAGATGGAGGTGTGCAAACTGCCGCGGCTGTCTCTCAACGGTGTTCGGTTTAAGCGGATATCGGGCACCTCCATGGCCTTCAAAAACATTGCCTCCAAAATAGCCAACGAGCTTAAGCTTTAA